The genome window CTGTCTTTTCAAAAAGTAGAATGGTTTTTCCAAGGCATGCTCCTCATCATCGGGGGCAGGTATTTGCATTTTGTAACGCTCTACGGTTCCAGGCTTTACTGGGCATTAGGCATCGGATTGGGTGCAGCAGCCTACCTGTTGTTTAACATGCATGCACCTTCCCATGCTACACTTTTAGTGGGTGCAGCTATGGAAATCTTGTTCGGTCTTGTCATGCTCGTAGCGATTAGCAGAAGAAGATCGCCATTATAAAGGTAATTGGGCTGCAAGGCAACAGCCACCAACAAAATGCATTGTATAGGTTACGCCCACACTATACACTGGTGCGTTATTCCTAAAAAGATAACAATCACCTACACATGAAAATTAGCAGAGAAGAGGTTTTAAGTATAGAAGCCAAACTTATTGAGGCAATAAAATCAAGTGACATTAAGTTTTTGGATAGTATTCTATATGATGATCTGCTATTTATAGCACCCAACGGACAGGTGATTACGAAACAAATGGACCTGGATTCTCACCGGGCAGGTGAAATGTTGGTGGAACAACTCTTGCCAACTATTGAAGAAGTGAAAATTGTTGATGATACCGCCATTGTTATAGTTGTTTATGATACAAAGGGAACAATGCTGGGCAACCCCATTGAGGGGCAGTTTCGCTATCTCAGGATCTGGAAACAGTTTAGTGACGGGTTAAAAGTAATCGGAGGTAGTTGCTTTAAGTTAACATAACGCAGGTTTTCATAAATCTTATTAACCCCTTACCTACAACTCTATGTTAGAAATAAGGCCCATTTGCGAGAACTGCGGCAAAGACTTACCACCCGACAGCACAGAAGCTATGATCTGCACGTTTGAGTGTACGTTCTGCGCTGATTGCGTAAATAATGTACTGCATAACGTTTGCCCTAATTGTGGTGGCGGCCTCGAAAAGCGTCCGGTCCGTCCAGGAGTATTGCTAAAGAAGTACCCTGCTGAAACCGAGAAGTTGCTTAAAACTGTAAACCTTAAAAGTTTCGCTGTTTTACGTGATAAAAACAAACACATTGAACCCTCTGACAGGTAGCATTACTTTCTAAAACTAAGATTACAGAACCTAAACTATGGAAATTGAAAACCTTAAATACCCGGTGGGCCGTTTTCAGAAGCCCGAGCAGATCTCAGGTGAAATGCTTGCCGGTTTTATTGCTGTAATTTCTGATTTTCCGGGTAAACTGCACAAGGAAGTACAGCACCTGAATGAGCAGCAACTGGATACCCCCTACCGCCCCGAAGGCTGGACTGTACGGCAAGTTGTAAACCATTGCGCCGATAGCCACATGAATGCCTTGATCAGGCATAAACTGGCTCTGACCGAAGATAATCCAACTATAAAACCTTACCACGAAGACCTTTGGGCAGAACTTCCGGACACTAAAACAATGCCCATAGAACCGGCACTCCATATACTGGATGGTTTACATGCACGCTGGATTGCACTCCTAAAGGGGCTGTCGGAAACAGATTTAAACCGCACTTTTACACACCCTGAACACAACAAGGCCTTTACCCTGGATGAAAGTATAGGCTTATATGCCTGG of Pontibacter deserti contains these proteins:
- a CDS encoding nuclear transport factor 2 family protein, with the translated sequence MKISREEVLSIEAKLIEAIKSSDIKFLDSILYDDLLFIAPNGQVITKQMDLDSHRAGEMLVEQLLPTIEEVKIVDDTAIVIVVYDTKGTMLGNPIEGQFRYLRIWKQFSDGLKVIGGSCFKLT
- a CDS encoding DUF1272 domain-containing protein, which gives rise to MLEIRPICENCGKDLPPDSTEAMICTFECTFCADCVNNVLHNVCPNCGGGLEKRPVRPGVLLKKYPAETEKLLKTVNLKSFAVLRDKNKHIEPSDR
- a CDS encoding YfiT family bacillithiol transferase gives rise to the protein MEIENLKYPVGRFQKPEQISGEMLAGFIAVISDFPGKLHKEVQHLNEQQLDTPYRPEGWTVRQVVNHCADSHMNALIRHKLALTEDNPTIKPYHEDLWAELPDTKTMPIEPALHILDGLHARWIALLKGLSETDLNRTFTHPEHNKAFTLDESIGLYAWHCDHHLAHITSLKERKGWT